A part of Astatotilapia calliptera chromosome 15, fAstCal1.2, whole genome shotgun sequence genomic DNA contains:
- the cnr1 gene encoding cannabinoid receptor 1, with translation MKSVLDGVADTTFRTITSGLQYLGSNDANYDDPLSDVDFKGSFSLQKPLSAFRSNSFPNKVPPDEELILKGIPFYPTNATDLFGNRSTFKDETNNIQCGENFMDMECFMILTPSQQLAVAVMSLTLGTFTVLENLVVLCVILQSRTLRCRPSYHFIGSLAVADLLGSVIFVYSFLDFHVFHRKDSPNVFLFKLGGVTASFTASVGSLFLTAIDRYISIHRPLAYRRIVTRTKAVIAFCMMWTISIIIAVLPLLGWNCKRLNSVCSDIFPLIDENYLMFWIGVTSVLLIFIIYAYIYILWKAHHHAVRMLSRASQKSLVVYSADGTKVQTTRPDQARMDIRLAKTLVLILVVLVICWGPLLAIMVYDLFWRMDDDIKTVFAFCSMLCLLNSTVNPIIYALRSKDLRHAFLSSCNACRGSGQQLDNSLESDCQNRNTHISANRAAESCVKTTVKIAKVTMSVSTETSAEAV, from the coding sequence ATGAAATCTGTGCTGGATGGTGTGGCAGACACCACCTTTCGGACTATTACATCTGGTTTGCAGTATCTGGGCTCCAACGATGCTAACTATGATGACCCGCTCAGTGATGTAGACTTCAAGGGCAGCTTCTCTCTGCAGAAGCCGTTATCTGCTTTCCGCAGCAACTCTTTCCCAAACAAAGTACCTCCAGACGAGGAGCTCATCCTCAAGGGCATCCCCTTCTACCCTACCAATGCCACTGACTTGTTTGGCAACAGGAGTACATTCAAAGATGAGACTAACAATATACAGTGTGGGGAGAACTTTATGGACATGGAGTGTTTCATGATCCTGACTCCTAGCCAGCAGCTGGCTGTGGCTGTGATGTCTCTGACCCTGGGCACCTTCACTGTTCTGGAAAACCTGGTGGTGCTCTGCGTCATCCTGCAGTCCCGCACCCTCCGCTGTCGACCGTCCTACCATTTCATCGGCAGTCTCGCTGTGGCTGACCTGCTGGGcagtgttatctttgtctacaGCTTTTTGGACTTCCATGTTTTCCACAGGAAGGACAGCCCCAATGTTTTTCTCTTCAAGCTGGGTGGAGTCACGGCATCGTTCACAGCGTCAGTGGGGAGTCTTTTCCTCACTGCTATTGACCGCTACATCTCAATTCACCGGCCTCTCGCCTACAGGCGCATCGTGACACGGACCAAGGCTGTCATAGCCTTCTGTATGATGTGGACAATCTCCATCATCATCGCAGTGCTACCTCTGCTGGGCTGGAACTGTAAGCGTCTCAATTCTGTTTGCTCAGACATATTCCCCCTCATCGATGAGAACTACCTGATGTTCTGGATCGGTGTAACCAGCGTGCTGCTTATTTTCATTATCTACGCCTACATATATATCCTGTGGAAAGCTCACCACCATGCTGTCCGCATGCTGAGCCGCGCCTCCCAGAAGAGCCTTGTTGTCTATTCAGCAGATGGGACCAAAGTGCAGACCACACGCCCTGATCAGGCACGCATGGACATCCGTCTGGCCAAGACCCTGGTGCTTATCCTGGTGGTGCTGGTAATCTGCTGGGGCCCATTGCTTGCCATCATGGTCTATGACCTCTTCTGGAGGATGGACGATGACATCAAGACAGTGTTTGCATTTTGCAGCATGCTCTGCCTGCTCAACTCCACTGTCAACCCAATCATCTACGCCTTGAGGAGCAAGGACCTGAGGCATGCTTTCCTCAGCTCCTGCAATGCCTGCAGGGGCAGTGGCCAGCAGTTGGACAATAGCCTCGAGTCAGACTGCCAGAACAGAAATACCCACATTTCTGCCAACAGGGCTGCAGAGAGTTGCGTGAAGACCACTGTGAAAATAGCCAAAGTAACAATGTCTGTATCAACTGAAACTTCTGCAGAAGCTGTCTAA
- the akirin2 gene encoding akirin-2, translating to MACGATLKRSLDFDPLMSPASPKRRRCAPVMSPVSSPQKYLRMEPSPFGEVSSRLTTEQILHNIKQEYKRFQKRRHLDSAFQQAEGCPLDLQNIPGGSALPGTSSGASSPARKEQPLFSLRQVGMICERLLKEREDKIREEYDEILTTKLAEQYDAFVKFTHDQLMRRFGEQPASYVS from the exons ATGGCTTGTGGAGCGACTCTAAAAAGGAGTTTGGACTTTGATCCGTTAATGAGCCCTGCTTCCCCCAAAAGAAGGAGGTGCGCCCCGGTTATGTCTCCAGTGTCTTCACCGCAGAAATATCTGCGCATGGAGCCATCGCCTTTCGGGGAAGTGTCGTCCAGACTCACCACGG AGCAAATTCTACACAACATTAAACAGGAGTACAAGAGGTTTCAGAAACGGCGACACTTGGACAGTGCTTTCCAGCAGGCTGAAGGCTGTCCTCTGGACCTGCAGAACATTCCCGGTGGATCTGCCTTACCAG GTACATCCTCAGGTGCTTCATCTCCTGCCAGGAAAGAACAGCCTTTGTTTTCCCTCAGACAAGTTGGGATGATCTGCGAAAGACTACTGAAGGAGCGAGAGGACAAAATCCGTGAGGAGTATGACGAGATCCTGACGACAAAGCTTGCag AGCAATATGACGCCTTTGTCAAGTTCACCCATGACCAGCTGATGCGAAGGTTTGGAGAGCAGCCTGCAAGCT aTGTTTCCTGA